From the Panthera leo isolate Ple1 chromosome C1, P.leo_Ple1_pat1.1, whole genome shotgun sequence genome, one window contains:
- the DENND2D gene encoding DENN domain-containing protein 2D isoform X6 yields MGAHGCEGSRQDNLREAVKEPERAPEHCLSTFAGGQHFFEYLFVVSLKKKSSGHDYEPTITYQFPKRENLLRGQQEEEERLLSAIPLFCFPDGNEWAPLTEYPRETFSFVLTNVDGSRKIGYCRRLLPAGRGSRLPKVYCIISCIGCFGLFSKILDEVEKRHQISVAVIYPFMQGLREAAFPAPGKTVTLKSFIPDSGTEFISLTRPLDSHLEHVDFRSLLRCLRFEQILQIFASAVLERRIIFLAEDLSTLSQCIHAAAALLYPFSWAHTYIPVVPESLLDTVCCPTPFMVGVQMRFRQQVMDSPMEEVLLVNLCEGTFLMSVGDEKDILPPKLQDDILESLGQGINEFETASEQLNEHVSGPFVQFFVKTVGHYASYIKREANGQGRFQERAFYKALTSKTNRRFVKKFVKTQLFSLFIQEAEKSKHPPAGYFQQKILEYEEQKKQKKSREKTVK; encoded by the exons GAAGTCGCCAGGACAACCTGAGGGAAGCTGTGAAGGAACCAGAAAGGGCCCCGGAGCACTGTCTGTCCACCTTTGCTGGAGGGCAGCACTTCTTTGAATACCTCTTCGTGGTTTCCCTCAAAAAAAAGAGTTCAGGGCATGACTATGAGCCCACCATCACCTACCAGTTTCCCAAG CGAGAGAACCTGCTCCGGggccagcaggaggaggaggaacggCTGCTCAGTGCCATCCCCTTGTTCTGCTTCCCAGATGGGAATGAGTGGGCACCGCTCACTGAGTACCCCAG GGAGACCTTTTCCTTCGTTCTGACCAACGTGGATGGGAGCAGGAAGATTGGATACTGCAGGCGCCTCTTG cccgcCGGCCGTGGCTCTCGCCTTCCCAAGGTTTACTGCATCATCAGCTGCATCGGCTGCTTCGGCCTGTTCTCCAAG ATCCTGGATGAGGTGGAGAAGAGGCACCAGATCTCCGTGGCCGTCATTTACCCGTTCATGCAGGGCCTCCGAGAGGCGGCCTTCCCTGCCCCCGGGAAGACTGTCACCCTCAAGAGCTTCATCCCCGACTCGGGCACTGAG TTCATCTCCCTGACACGGCCCCTGGACTCCCACCTAGAACACGTGGATTTTAGATCTCTGTTGCGCTGTCTCCGTTTTGAGCAGATCCTTCAGATATTTGCCTCTGCAGTGCTGGAGAGAAGAATCATCTTCCTGGCAGAAGATCTCAG CACCCTGTCTCAGTGCATCCACGCTGCCGCCGCGCTGCTCTACCCCTTCAGCTGGGCGCACACCTACATCCCCGTTGTCCCCGAGAGCCTTTTGGACACTGTCTGCTGCCCCACTCCCTTCATGGTCGGAGTACAAATGCGCTTTCGGCAGCAGGTTATGGATAGCCCCATGGAAGAG GTCCTATTGGTGAATCTTTGTGAAGGAACCTTCTTAATGTCA GTTGGTGATGAAAAAGATATCCTACCACCCAAGCTTCAGGATGACATCTTAGAGTCTCTTGGCCAGGGGATCAATGAGTTCGAGA CAGCTTCCGAACAGCTCAACGAGCATGTTTCGGGCCCATTTGTGCAGTTCTTTGTCAAGACTGTGGGCCACTATGCTTCCTACATCAAGCGGGAGGCAAACGGGCAAGGCCGTTTCCAAGAACGGGCCTTCTATAAGGCTCTGACCTCCAAGACCAACCGCCGATTTGTGAAGAAGTTTGTGAAGACGCAGCTCTTCTCCCTTTTCATCCAGGAAGCTGAGAAGAGCAAGCACCCTCCTGCAG GCTACTTCCAACAGAAGATACTTGAATACGaggaacagaagaaacagaagaaatcaaGGGAAAAGACTGTGAAATAA
- the DENND2D gene encoding DENN domain-containing protein 2D isoform X3, whose amino-acid sequence MMTRRMKTLNQLENQRSAPVTSTLWSQWEEKRAISETQMGAHGCEGSRQDNLREAVKEPERAPEHCLSTFAGGQHFFEYLFVVSLKKKSSGHDYEPTITYQFPKRENLLRGQQEEEERLLSAIPLFCFPDGNEWAPLTEYPRETFSFVLTNVDGSRKIGYCRRLLPAGRGSRLPKVYCIISCIGCFGLFSKILDEVEKRHQISVAVIYPFMQGLREAAFPAPGKTVTLKSFIPDSGTEFISLTRPLDSHLEHVDFRSLLRCLRFEQILQIFASAVLERRIIFLAEDLSTLSQCIHAAAALLYPFSWAHTYIPVVPESLLDTVCCPTPFMVGVQMRFRQQVMDSPMEEVLLVNLCEGTFLMSVGDEKDILPPKLQDDILESLGQGINEFETASEQLNEHVSGPFVQFFVKTVGHYASYIKREANGQGRFQERAFYKALTSKTNRRFVKKFVKTQLFSLFIQEAEKSKHPPAGYFQQKILEYEEQKKQKKSREKTVK is encoded by the exons GAAGTCGCCAGGACAACCTGAGGGAAGCTGTGAAGGAACCAGAAAGGGCCCCGGAGCACTGTCTGTCCACCTTTGCTGGAGGGCAGCACTTCTTTGAATACCTCTTCGTGGTTTCCCTCAAAAAAAAGAGTTCAGGGCATGACTATGAGCCCACCATCACCTACCAGTTTCCCAAG CGAGAGAACCTGCTCCGGggccagcaggaggaggaggaacggCTGCTCAGTGCCATCCCCTTGTTCTGCTTCCCAGATGGGAATGAGTGGGCACCGCTCACTGAGTACCCCAG GGAGACCTTTTCCTTCGTTCTGACCAACGTGGATGGGAGCAGGAAGATTGGATACTGCAGGCGCCTCTTG cccgcCGGCCGTGGCTCTCGCCTTCCCAAGGTTTACTGCATCATCAGCTGCATCGGCTGCTTCGGCCTGTTCTCCAAG ATCCTGGATGAGGTGGAGAAGAGGCACCAGATCTCCGTGGCCGTCATTTACCCGTTCATGCAGGGCCTCCGAGAGGCGGCCTTCCCTGCCCCCGGGAAGACTGTCACCCTCAAGAGCTTCATCCCCGACTCGGGCACTGAG TTCATCTCCCTGACACGGCCCCTGGACTCCCACCTAGAACACGTGGATTTTAGATCTCTGTTGCGCTGTCTCCGTTTTGAGCAGATCCTTCAGATATTTGCCTCTGCAGTGCTGGAGAGAAGAATCATCTTCCTGGCAGAAGATCTCAG CACCCTGTCTCAGTGCATCCACGCTGCCGCCGCGCTGCTCTACCCCTTCAGCTGGGCGCACACCTACATCCCCGTTGTCCCCGAGAGCCTTTTGGACACTGTCTGCTGCCCCACTCCCTTCATGGTCGGAGTACAAATGCGCTTTCGGCAGCAGGTTATGGATAGCCCCATGGAAGAG GTCCTATTGGTGAATCTTTGTGAAGGAACCTTCTTAATGTCA GTTGGTGATGAAAAAGATATCCTACCACCCAAGCTTCAGGATGACATCTTAGAGTCTCTTGGCCAGGGGATCAATGAGTTCGAGA CAGCTTCCGAACAGCTCAACGAGCATGTTTCGGGCCCATTTGTGCAGTTCTTTGTCAAGACTGTGGGCCACTATGCTTCCTACATCAAGCGGGAGGCAAACGGGCAAGGCCGTTTCCAAGAACGGGCCTTCTATAAGGCTCTGACCTCCAAGACCAACCGCCGATTTGTGAAGAAGTTTGTGAAGACGCAGCTCTTCTCCCTTTTCATCCAGGAAGCTGAGAAGAGCAAGCACCCTCCTGCAG GCTACTTCCAACAGAAGATACTTGAATACGaggaacagaagaaacagaagaaatcaaGGGAAAAGACTGTGAAATAA
- the DENND2D gene encoding DENN domain-containing protein 2D isoform X5 — translation MDGLGHRLRASLRLKRRRGGSRQDNLREAVKEPERAPEHCLSTFAGGQHFFEYLFVVSLKKKSSGHDYEPTITYQFPKRENLLRGQQEEEERLLSAIPLFCFPDGNEWAPLTEYPRETFSFVLTNVDGSRKIGYCRRLLPAGRGSRLPKVYCIISCIGCFGLFSKILDEVEKRHQISVAVIYPFMQGLREAAFPAPGKTVTLKSFIPDSGTEFISLTRPLDSHLEHVDFRSLLRCLRFEQILQIFASAVLERRIIFLAEDLSTLSQCIHAAAALLYPFSWAHTYIPVVPESLLDTVCCPTPFMVGVQMRFRQQVMDSPMEEVLLVNLCEGTFLMSVGDEKDILPPKLQDDILESLGQGINEFETSEQLNEHVSGPFVQFFVKTVGHYASYIKREANGQGRFQERAFYKALTSKTNRRFVKKFVKTQLFSLFIQEAEKSKHPPAGYFQQKILEYEEQKKQKKSREKTVK, via the exons GAAGTCGCCAGGACAACCTGAGGGAAGCTGTGAAGGAACCAGAAAGGGCCCCGGAGCACTGTCTGTCCACCTTTGCTGGAGGGCAGCACTTCTTTGAATACCTCTTCGTGGTTTCCCTCAAAAAAAAGAGTTCAGGGCATGACTATGAGCCCACCATCACCTACCAGTTTCCCAAG CGAGAGAACCTGCTCCGGggccagcaggaggaggaggaacggCTGCTCAGTGCCATCCCCTTGTTCTGCTTCCCAGATGGGAATGAGTGGGCACCGCTCACTGAGTACCCCAG GGAGACCTTTTCCTTCGTTCTGACCAACGTGGATGGGAGCAGGAAGATTGGATACTGCAGGCGCCTCTTG cccgcCGGCCGTGGCTCTCGCCTTCCCAAGGTTTACTGCATCATCAGCTGCATCGGCTGCTTCGGCCTGTTCTCCAAG ATCCTGGATGAGGTGGAGAAGAGGCACCAGATCTCCGTGGCCGTCATTTACCCGTTCATGCAGGGCCTCCGAGAGGCGGCCTTCCCTGCCCCCGGGAAGACTGTCACCCTCAAGAGCTTCATCCCCGACTCGGGCACTGAG TTCATCTCCCTGACACGGCCCCTGGACTCCCACCTAGAACACGTGGATTTTAGATCTCTGTTGCGCTGTCTCCGTTTTGAGCAGATCCTTCAGATATTTGCCTCTGCAGTGCTGGAGAGAAGAATCATCTTCCTGGCAGAAGATCTCAG CACCCTGTCTCAGTGCATCCACGCTGCCGCCGCGCTGCTCTACCCCTTCAGCTGGGCGCACACCTACATCCCCGTTGTCCCCGAGAGCCTTTTGGACACTGTCTGCTGCCCCACTCCCTTCATGGTCGGAGTACAAATGCGCTTTCGGCAGCAGGTTATGGATAGCCCCATGGAAGAG GTCCTATTGGTGAATCTTTGTGAAGGAACCTTCTTAATGTCA GTTGGTGATGAAAAAGATATCCTACCACCCAAGCTTCAGGATGACATCTTAGAGTCTCTTGGCCAGGGGATCAATGAGTTCGAGA CTTCCGAACAGCTCAACGAGCATGTTTCGGGCCCATTTGTGCAGTTCTTTGTCAAGACTGTGGGCCACTATGCTTCCTACATCAAGCGGGAGGCAAACGGGCAAGGCCGTTTCCAAGAACGGGCCTTCTATAAGGCTCTGACCTCCAAGACCAACCGCCGATTTGTGAAGAAGTTTGTGAAGACGCAGCTCTTCTCCCTTTTCATCCAGGAAGCTGAGAAGAGCAAGCACCCTCCTGCAG GCTACTTCCAACAGAAGATACTTGAATACGaggaacagaagaaacagaagaaatcaaGGGAAAAGACTGTGAAATAA
- the DENND2D gene encoding DENN domain-containing protein 2D isoform X4 — MDGLGHRLRASLRLKRRRGGSRQDNLREAVKEPERAPEHCLSTFAGGQHFFEYLFVVSLKKKSSGHDYEPTITYQFPKRENLLRGQQEEEERLLSAIPLFCFPDGNEWAPLTEYPRETFSFVLTNVDGSRKIGYCRRLLPAGRGSRLPKVYCIISCIGCFGLFSKILDEVEKRHQISVAVIYPFMQGLREAAFPAPGKTVTLKSFIPDSGTEFISLTRPLDSHLEHVDFRSLLRCLRFEQILQIFASAVLERRIIFLAEDLSTLSQCIHAAAALLYPFSWAHTYIPVVPESLLDTVCCPTPFMVGVQMRFRQQVMDSPMEEVLLVNLCEGTFLMSVGDEKDILPPKLQDDILESLGQGINEFETASEQLNEHVSGPFVQFFVKTVGHYASYIKREANGQGRFQERAFYKALTSKTNRRFVKKFVKTQLFSLFIQEAEKSKHPPAGYFQQKILEYEEQKKQKKSREKTVK; from the exons GAAGTCGCCAGGACAACCTGAGGGAAGCTGTGAAGGAACCAGAAAGGGCCCCGGAGCACTGTCTGTCCACCTTTGCTGGAGGGCAGCACTTCTTTGAATACCTCTTCGTGGTTTCCCTCAAAAAAAAGAGTTCAGGGCATGACTATGAGCCCACCATCACCTACCAGTTTCCCAAG CGAGAGAACCTGCTCCGGggccagcaggaggaggaggaacggCTGCTCAGTGCCATCCCCTTGTTCTGCTTCCCAGATGGGAATGAGTGGGCACCGCTCACTGAGTACCCCAG GGAGACCTTTTCCTTCGTTCTGACCAACGTGGATGGGAGCAGGAAGATTGGATACTGCAGGCGCCTCTTG cccgcCGGCCGTGGCTCTCGCCTTCCCAAGGTTTACTGCATCATCAGCTGCATCGGCTGCTTCGGCCTGTTCTCCAAG ATCCTGGATGAGGTGGAGAAGAGGCACCAGATCTCCGTGGCCGTCATTTACCCGTTCATGCAGGGCCTCCGAGAGGCGGCCTTCCCTGCCCCCGGGAAGACTGTCACCCTCAAGAGCTTCATCCCCGACTCGGGCACTGAG TTCATCTCCCTGACACGGCCCCTGGACTCCCACCTAGAACACGTGGATTTTAGATCTCTGTTGCGCTGTCTCCGTTTTGAGCAGATCCTTCAGATATTTGCCTCTGCAGTGCTGGAGAGAAGAATCATCTTCCTGGCAGAAGATCTCAG CACCCTGTCTCAGTGCATCCACGCTGCCGCCGCGCTGCTCTACCCCTTCAGCTGGGCGCACACCTACATCCCCGTTGTCCCCGAGAGCCTTTTGGACACTGTCTGCTGCCCCACTCCCTTCATGGTCGGAGTACAAATGCGCTTTCGGCAGCAGGTTATGGATAGCCCCATGGAAGAG GTCCTATTGGTGAATCTTTGTGAAGGAACCTTCTTAATGTCA GTTGGTGATGAAAAAGATATCCTACCACCCAAGCTTCAGGATGACATCTTAGAGTCTCTTGGCCAGGGGATCAATGAGTTCGAGA CAGCTTCCGAACAGCTCAACGAGCATGTTTCGGGCCCATTTGTGCAGTTCTTTGTCAAGACTGTGGGCCACTATGCTTCCTACATCAAGCGGGAGGCAAACGGGCAAGGCCGTTTCCAAGAACGGGCCTTCTATAAGGCTCTGACCTCCAAGACCAACCGCCGATTTGTGAAGAAGTTTGTGAAGACGCAGCTCTTCTCCCTTTTCATCCAGGAAGCTGAGAAGAGCAAGCACCCTCCTGCAG GCTACTTCCAACAGAAGATACTTGAATACGaggaacagaagaaacagaagaaatcaaGGGAAAAGACTGTGAAATAA
- the DENND2D gene encoding DENN domain-containing protein 2D isoform X2 has translation MLLGILHCPEVVNKPVAQSAAQNSQPLAQKAAGPWRCLLTTFSLATPWGSWEELRSELQCQDAASVGAGLLLPSWVPSHPSCSAIACSAWKLPSPVWKAAHGLASRSCGWRLKRPLSQTLCSRSVGGKGSTPMPCRFEKMEGQVVGTMLRLFRNRLPQLRAGSRQDNLREAVKEPERAPEHCLSTFAGGQHFFEYLFVVSLKKKSSGHDYEPTITYQFPKRENLLRGQQEEEERLLSAIPLFCFPDGNEWAPLTEYPRETFSFVLTNVDGSRKIGYCRRLLPAGRGSRLPKVYCIISCIGCFGLFSKILDEVEKRHQISVAVIYPFMQGLREAAFPAPGKTVTLKSFIPDSGTEFISLTRPLDSHLEHVDFRSLLRCLRFEQILQIFASAVLERRIIFLAEDLSTLSQCIHAAAALLYPFSWAHTYIPVVPESLLDTVCCPTPFMVGVQMRFRQQVMDSPMEEVLLVNLCEGTFLMSVGDEKDILPPKLQDDILESLGQGINEFETSEQLNEHVSGPFVQFFVKTVGHYASYIKREANGQGRFQERAFYKALTSKTNRRFVKKFVKTQLFSLFIQEAEKSKHPPAGYFQQKILEYEEQKKQKKSREKTVK, from the exons ATGCTCTTAGGCATTCTTCACTGTCCCGAAGTTGTAAATAAACCCGTTGCACAATCCGCAGCCCAGAATTCACAGCCCTTAGCCCAGAAAGCAGCTGGGCCTTGGAGGTGTTTGCTCACGACCTTTTCTCTCGCCACACCCTGGGGCTCTTGGGAGGAGCTGAGGTCTGAGCTGCAGTGCCAGGATGCTGCCTCTGTTGGTGCGGGCCTTCTGCTGCCTTCCTGGGTCCCGTCACATCCTTCTTGCTCAGCCATTGCGTGCTCAGCATGGAAACTGCCGTCCCCTGTTTGGAAGGCAGCACATGGCTTGGCTTCACGGAGTTGTGGTTGGAGACTGAAGCGGCCCCTCTCTCAGACTCTCTGTAGCCGGTCTGTAGGAGGAAAGGGAAGCACTCCAATGCCCTGCAGGTTCGAGAAGATGGAAGGACAAGTGGTAGGCACGATGCTCAGGCTGTTCCGCAACCGGCTGCCCCAACTCCGAGCAG GAAGTCGCCAGGACAACCTGAGGGAAGCTGTGAAGGAACCAGAAAGGGCCCCGGAGCACTGTCTGTCCACCTTTGCTGGAGGGCAGCACTTCTTTGAATACCTCTTCGTGGTTTCCCTCAAAAAAAAGAGTTCAGGGCATGACTATGAGCCCACCATCACCTACCAGTTTCCCAAG CGAGAGAACCTGCTCCGGggccagcaggaggaggaggaacggCTGCTCAGTGCCATCCCCTTGTTCTGCTTCCCAGATGGGAATGAGTGGGCACCGCTCACTGAGTACCCCAG GGAGACCTTTTCCTTCGTTCTGACCAACGTGGATGGGAGCAGGAAGATTGGATACTGCAGGCGCCTCTTG cccgcCGGCCGTGGCTCTCGCCTTCCCAAGGTTTACTGCATCATCAGCTGCATCGGCTGCTTCGGCCTGTTCTCCAAG ATCCTGGATGAGGTGGAGAAGAGGCACCAGATCTCCGTGGCCGTCATTTACCCGTTCATGCAGGGCCTCCGAGAGGCGGCCTTCCCTGCCCCCGGGAAGACTGTCACCCTCAAGAGCTTCATCCCCGACTCGGGCACTGAG TTCATCTCCCTGACACGGCCCCTGGACTCCCACCTAGAACACGTGGATTTTAGATCTCTGTTGCGCTGTCTCCGTTTTGAGCAGATCCTTCAGATATTTGCCTCTGCAGTGCTGGAGAGAAGAATCATCTTCCTGGCAGAAGATCTCAG CACCCTGTCTCAGTGCATCCACGCTGCCGCCGCGCTGCTCTACCCCTTCAGCTGGGCGCACACCTACATCCCCGTTGTCCCCGAGAGCCTTTTGGACACTGTCTGCTGCCCCACTCCCTTCATGGTCGGAGTACAAATGCGCTTTCGGCAGCAGGTTATGGATAGCCCCATGGAAGAG GTCCTATTGGTGAATCTTTGTGAAGGAACCTTCTTAATGTCA GTTGGTGATGAAAAAGATATCCTACCACCCAAGCTTCAGGATGACATCTTAGAGTCTCTTGGCCAGGGGATCAATGAGTTCGAGA CTTCCGAACAGCTCAACGAGCATGTTTCGGGCCCATTTGTGCAGTTCTTTGTCAAGACTGTGGGCCACTATGCTTCCTACATCAAGCGGGAGGCAAACGGGCAAGGCCGTTTCCAAGAACGGGCCTTCTATAAGGCTCTGACCTCCAAGACCAACCGCCGATTTGTGAAGAAGTTTGTGAAGACGCAGCTCTTCTCCCTTTTCATCCAGGAAGCTGAGAAGAGCAAGCACCCTCCTGCAG GCTACTTCCAACAGAAGATACTTGAATACGaggaacagaagaaacagaagaaatcaaGGGAAAAGACTGTGAAATAA
- the DENND2D gene encoding DENN domain-containing protein 2D isoform X1: MLLGILHCPEVVNKPVAQSAAQNSQPLAQKAAGPWRCLLTTFSLATPWGSWEELRSELQCQDAASVGAGLLLPSWVPSHPSCSAIACSAWKLPSPVWKAAHGLASRSCGWRLKRPLSQTLCSRSVGGKGSTPMPCRFEKMEGQVVGTMLRLFRNRLPQLRAGSRQDNLREAVKEPERAPEHCLSTFAGGQHFFEYLFVVSLKKKSSGHDYEPTITYQFPKRENLLRGQQEEEERLLSAIPLFCFPDGNEWAPLTEYPRETFSFVLTNVDGSRKIGYCRRLLPAGRGSRLPKVYCIISCIGCFGLFSKILDEVEKRHQISVAVIYPFMQGLREAAFPAPGKTVTLKSFIPDSGTEFISLTRPLDSHLEHVDFRSLLRCLRFEQILQIFASAVLERRIIFLAEDLSTLSQCIHAAAALLYPFSWAHTYIPVVPESLLDTVCCPTPFMVGVQMRFRQQVMDSPMEEVLLVNLCEGTFLMSVGDEKDILPPKLQDDILESLGQGINEFETASEQLNEHVSGPFVQFFVKTVGHYASYIKREANGQGRFQERAFYKALTSKTNRRFVKKFVKTQLFSLFIQEAEKSKHPPAGYFQQKILEYEEQKKQKKSREKTVK; this comes from the exons ATGCTCTTAGGCATTCTTCACTGTCCCGAAGTTGTAAATAAACCCGTTGCACAATCCGCAGCCCAGAATTCACAGCCCTTAGCCCAGAAAGCAGCTGGGCCTTGGAGGTGTTTGCTCACGACCTTTTCTCTCGCCACACCCTGGGGCTCTTGGGAGGAGCTGAGGTCTGAGCTGCAGTGCCAGGATGCTGCCTCTGTTGGTGCGGGCCTTCTGCTGCCTTCCTGGGTCCCGTCACATCCTTCTTGCTCAGCCATTGCGTGCTCAGCATGGAAACTGCCGTCCCCTGTTTGGAAGGCAGCACATGGCTTGGCTTCACGGAGTTGTGGTTGGAGACTGAAGCGGCCCCTCTCTCAGACTCTCTGTAGCCGGTCTGTAGGAGGAAAGGGAAGCACTCCAATGCCCTGCAGGTTCGAGAAGATGGAAGGACAAGTGGTAGGCACGATGCTCAGGCTGTTCCGCAACCGGCTGCCCCAACTCCGAGCAG GAAGTCGCCAGGACAACCTGAGGGAAGCTGTGAAGGAACCAGAAAGGGCCCCGGAGCACTGTCTGTCCACCTTTGCTGGAGGGCAGCACTTCTTTGAATACCTCTTCGTGGTTTCCCTCAAAAAAAAGAGTTCAGGGCATGACTATGAGCCCACCATCACCTACCAGTTTCCCAAG CGAGAGAACCTGCTCCGGggccagcaggaggaggaggaacggCTGCTCAGTGCCATCCCCTTGTTCTGCTTCCCAGATGGGAATGAGTGGGCACCGCTCACTGAGTACCCCAG GGAGACCTTTTCCTTCGTTCTGACCAACGTGGATGGGAGCAGGAAGATTGGATACTGCAGGCGCCTCTTG cccgcCGGCCGTGGCTCTCGCCTTCCCAAGGTTTACTGCATCATCAGCTGCATCGGCTGCTTCGGCCTGTTCTCCAAG ATCCTGGATGAGGTGGAGAAGAGGCACCAGATCTCCGTGGCCGTCATTTACCCGTTCATGCAGGGCCTCCGAGAGGCGGCCTTCCCTGCCCCCGGGAAGACTGTCACCCTCAAGAGCTTCATCCCCGACTCGGGCACTGAG TTCATCTCCCTGACACGGCCCCTGGACTCCCACCTAGAACACGTGGATTTTAGATCTCTGTTGCGCTGTCTCCGTTTTGAGCAGATCCTTCAGATATTTGCCTCTGCAGTGCTGGAGAGAAGAATCATCTTCCTGGCAGAAGATCTCAG CACCCTGTCTCAGTGCATCCACGCTGCCGCCGCGCTGCTCTACCCCTTCAGCTGGGCGCACACCTACATCCCCGTTGTCCCCGAGAGCCTTTTGGACACTGTCTGCTGCCCCACTCCCTTCATGGTCGGAGTACAAATGCGCTTTCGGCAGCAGGTTATGGATAGCCCCATGGAAGAG GTCCTATTGGTGAATCTTTGTGAAGGAACCTTCTTAATGTCA GTTGGTGATGAAAAAGATATCCTACCACCCAAGCTTCAGGATGACATCTTAGAGTCTCTTGGCCAGGGGATCAATGAGTTCGAGA CAGCTTCCGAACAGCTCAACGAGCATGTTTCGGGCCCATTTGTGCAGTTCTTTGTCAAGACTGTGGGCCACTATGCTTCCTACATCAAGCGGGAGGCAAACGGGCAAGGCCGTTTCCAAGAACGGGCCTTCTATAAGGCTCTGACCTCCAAGACCAACCGCCGATTTGTGAAGAAGTTTGTGAAGACGCAGCTCTTCTCCCTTTTCATCCAGGAAGCTGAGAAGAGCAAGCACCCTCCTGCAG GCTACTTCCAACAGAAGATACTTGAATACGaggaacagaagaaacagaagaaatcaaGGGAAAAGACTGTGAAATAA
- the DENND2D gene encoding DENN domain-containing protein 2D isoform X8: MGAGRLDTAGASWSVLLRTAPSSLQPARLHSWACSSFSCKSQGSLAVVVAGSARPSTCCHPAGRGSRLPKVYCIISCIGCFGLFSKILDEVEKRHQISVAVIYPFMQGLREAAFPAPGKTVTLKSFIPDSGTEFISLTRPLDSHLEHVDFRSLLRCLRFEQILQIFASAVLERRIIFLAEDLSTLSQCIHAAAALLYPFSWAHTYIPVVPESLLDTVCCPTPFMVGVQMRFRQQVMDSPMEEVLLVNLCEGTFLMSVGDEKDILPPKLQDDILESLGQGINEFETASEQLNEHVSGPFVQFFVKTVGHYASYIKREANGQGRFQERAFYKALTSKTNRRFVKKFVKTQLFSLFIQEAEKSKHPPAGYFQQKILEYEEQKKQKKSREKTVK; the protein is encoded by the exons ATGGGAGCAGGAAGATTGGATACTGCAGGCGCCTCTTGGTCTGTGCTGCTCAGaactgccccctcctctctgcagcCCGCTCGGCTCCACAGCTGGGCTTGCTCAAGCTTCAGCTGCAAAAGCCAAGGCTCCTTGGCAGTGGTGGTTGCGGGGAGCGCACGGCCCAGCACCTGCTGCCAT cccgcCGGCCGTGGCTCTCGCCTTCCCAAGGTTTACTGCATCATCAGCTGCATCGGCTGCTTCGGCCTGTTCTCCAAG ATCCTGGATGAGGTGGAGAAGAGGCACCAGATCTCCGTGGCCGTCATTTACCCGTTCATGCAGGGCCTCCGAGAGGCGGCCTTCCCTGCCCCCGGGAAGACTGTCACCCTCAAGAGCTTCATCCCCGACTCGGGCACTGAG TTCATCTCCCTGACACGGCCCCTGGACTCCCACCTAGAACACGTGGATTTTAGATCTCTGTTGCGCTGTCTCCGTTTTGAGCAGATCCTTCAGATATTTGCCTCTGCAGTGCTGGAGAGAAGAATCATCTTCCTGGCAGAAGATCTCAG CACCCTGTCTCAGTGCATCCACGCTGCCGCCGCGCTGCTCTACCCCTTCAGCTGGGCGCACACCTACATCCCCGTTGTCCCCGAGAGCCTTTTGGACACTGTCTGCTGCCCCACTCCCTTCATGGTCGGAGTACAAATGCGCTTTCGGCAGCAGGTTATGGATAGCCCCATGGAAGAG GTCCTATTGGTGAATCTTTGTGAAGGAACCTTCTTAATGTCA GTTGGTGATGAAAAAGATATCCTACCACCCAAGCTTCAGGATGACATCTTAGAGTCTCTTGGCCAGGGGATCAATGAGTTCGAGA CAGCTTCCGAACAGCTCAACGAGCATGTTTCGGGCCCATTTGTGCAGTTCTTTGTCAAGACTGTGGGCCACTATGCTTCCTACATCAAGCGGGAGGCAAACGGGCAAGGCCGTTTCCAAGAACGGGCCTTCTATAAGGCTCTGACCTCCAAGACCAACCGCCGATTTGTGAAGAAGTTTGTGAAGACGCAGCTCTTCTCCCTTTTCATCCAGGAAGCTGAGAAGAGCAAGCACCCTCCTGCAG GCTACTTCCAACAGAAGATACTTGAATACGaggaacagaagaaacagaagaaatcaaGGGAAAAGACTGTGAAATAA